The sequence aaatctatattttaatTTACTGTTGTTCCGGTGGTATCAGATTGAACTGAAAAGTAAATAAAGGTGTTTGACCAAATCTTTGGtgaatcaataaatataaataccatCTCTCCAAAATAAGTGATTTTGACTGTTTAGAATAAGGTTATCCATATCGAAaaattatatttacatattaaattTAGTAGTAACTACATTTTTCGTAATCAGATATGTAATCACTTTTTGAAAATTAAGGTCAAACTTTAAATTATTACAATCTCAAATCACTTTTTGATAATTAAggtcaaatataaattattactaTCTCAAATCACTTttgtcaaaaaaacaaaaaaaacattttGGATAAGAATTACTACATCTCAAAATAATTCCTATTTTGACGATGCTTTTGTCGTTCCTCAAAATTAGGAGTGGTAAATATATTATCATGGAAATGATATTAAAGGATTACTTACCATAACACAAAAAGATTTGGTAAATATATTGCCATAAGTGGCGCTCAACTTATAATTCCGAAATTAAAGGAAGGGAATATTGAAATACTGGTttagatttaattaattaaatttgtgTCTTAATCATGAATAATAGATATTTTCTCCACTAAAAAGGGGGGTGCTTCATCAATTCAAGCAACATATTTCTAAATCTTCATTAGttaaaagtttttttaatttctaaatacTTATAAGCTTAACAAAACAGTCTCGATCTGTGCAGGTTACGTTTTCAAGTGCAAATTCCTAAGCTCAAAAGCACCTGGCGAAAAATGTCAAATGAAAACTAgctaatcataatcataaatatcttttttaggctaatcataatcataaatatctttttttggctgatcataatcataattattaaataataataaacagaCGACATGAGTCCAACAAACATTTGCATTGTGAAGATTTGTACGGTCAAAAGGTACAAAAAAGCCAATCACACATGCTAAGAATTCGTTAATTTAGGATACTAGATAAAACAAACATCAATCCAAGACACAAGTTACACATTCcctaagagaaaaatgcatagCCCTTGGCTTTAATGATGATGCTTCTTAAGGCGCCGATAGGTGCTAAAATCATCAACAGAACTCCCAATATTATGCAAATCTGTCATGAAAATACATCAATTTTAATTAGTTATCATTATAAATCAGCACAAGATAATTTAAAATGTGAATAACTAAACCAATGTTTATGATTCATACCCAGTTAATAATCCAAGAGAGACTGAATCTTCTTGGTTTATAGATGGCAAGCCACATGATGCAAGGAAGCTGTTCAAGAAATAAACAAGCATAAAaatgtttgaattttttctttttcttaaaaaaaaaaaaagaaaagaaaatattctagTGCACTAAACCTCCAGTAAAACGAGGCTCCGGACCGGCCACCagatttgaataaaaaatgacttaCGAAATATGTTGTTGGGGCGAAAGCAAATCCTCCAAAGAATCCCAAAAGCCCACCAAAGAAAGGGAAAGCAATTGCAAAAAACATTGTAAAAGCTGCAATTAAATCAAAGGCATGATCGATCATACAGATAATATTTCCAACTTTAAGCAACACTAGTTtcattttcatttagtttaatTTCTTACCAACATAGATGTTTCTGGTAATAAATCGCAAGTACCAGGTAGGCTTGAACTTGAGTCTCTTGACAAGCAGGGTCTCAAGCATGTCAAACACAGGCATTGCATAGATCTACGATATCACACGGATCAACCATGTTGCGTTGCGTTAGGATCGACATATAATTACCATAACAAACATTCTAATTGACATCGGAATTAATGTCTCAGTAGTACGTACTGTAAATTTCTATgacccacataattaatttatttattggtttactaataattgaataagttaaatccggAAGGTTACCTAATAGGATTGTATCCACAATTACTGACTTCTAGTAGGATTATATCCATAATTACTGACTCCTAATAGGATAATGATTGTATCCACCAATCACAttgatggaacgtgaaaacataactgactattccctattataaaaggggtcctttctctgccaaaagaagaataagctccATCATAATTTATTCTGAAAAGTAAGGTTAACAGAGAGAAACAATACGTTCTGCTCTTAGTGTGCTTCCGCTAAAACCATggagaattcaggtaagtaattctttattgaattactgttattatgtgtatgtgaaaatcattaagttcaacgTTCCTGAGTAATTCATAGGATTATATATAAGTTTATATAATCCGTTTTATTCTTACATGTGGTATCAAAGCCTGGTTTTAGAAACAagtgatttttcattaaaattaatgtttctccagatcttgtgaattttaattatgtttgttagaaatttcacaattattgaataacgaaatttgaaatattgatattattataattgattctatttaaaataacatgagtttaatctttgttattttaaatattaaagaaacaactctttgttgttaGAACGTTGTAgtatgcaataataaaatttattgtttcttaatataaCTTGGAATCATATATGTAAGATTCGTTAATCACCAAAGTGGAcgaatctttatgaaattaattccaaaataaaggttaaagtttaaattaattacccattatcttgatgcttataattgatctaataattatgggtaaattaaatttttgatcataAGACATTTGTGGATTATCCAAAGGTTGATTGTTTGTTCGTatgaccaataaatattaaagagataattttgatgtatcgTTAGTTTTATTTACTTCTCCaaagatgataaatattattaattgatgcattaaatattatctttttgtgttaaatatattttaagcatcattatgtttaaagttgtattttgatgtttcgctcaaaggagaacatcaatatacatttaagtaagttatttctgaatttgataatgtgtttAAACTCGTAACTCAAAGTATTAACAAATGAGCATGTTCTAATTCAGCACTTGCCCTTCATTCGCACTCTGCCTCTGTTACGATTTTTAATGGACTTAACTTTTCAGATTGGTGCGAACAGATCAAATTCGATCTTGGGATTTTAGATCTTAATGTTGCACTTTACTCTAAAAAGCCAACTGCTATTACTGAAGCTAGCAGTGATAAAGAAAAGTCGGTCTAACAGATTAGGCCTAATGTTCATGCGAATAAATATTGCGGTCAATATTAAGACTACTCTTCCCAAAACTGAAAATGCGAAAGAACTTCTGAAACTTGTGGAAGAGTCTTCCCAAACTGCTGATAAGTCTCTTGCTGGGACACTAATGAGTACTTTGACCACcatgaagtttgatggttcacgtactatgcatgagcatgtCATTGAAATGACAAATATAGTAGCAAGACTTAAGTCATTGGGATTGGAAGTGGAATAAAATTTTCTTGTGCAGTTCATCATTAACTCATTATCGTCTGAGTATGGTACTTTCCAAATGAACAACAACACCATGAAAGACAAATGGAATGTGCATGAATTGCATGGTATGTTGGTTCAAGAGGAAACGAGGCTAAAGAATCAAGGAACCCACTCCattaattatgtaaatcatcaaagagctgaaaagaaagaaaagaagcatGATAAGGGACAACAGAAGCAACTTAATGCTAATCAGTCCTCATCTCAAGTACGtaagaaagaaaacaagaatgaAAAGTGTCATTTCTGTGGAAAATCTGAACACTTTCAGAAAGTTTGcctgaaacgtaaggcatgatttgagaagaaaggtaagctttGTGCTTTTACATGTCTCGGATCAAACTTAACTGAAGCTCCTtataatacttggtggattgACTCTGGTTGTACTTTTCATGTTTCTAATACAATGTAGGGATTCCTTACAAtccaaaccataaacaagaatgaaagatttgtttACATGGGGAATAGAGTGAAGGCTCCAGTTGAAGCTGTCGGGACTTATCGTCTGATTCTCGATTCTGGGCgtcacttagatttagttgaaatTAAACTTATTATGTTCTTTATCTTTCTAgaaatttagttttattatctaagttggataagactggatattcctttaattttggtaatggatgttttagtttgtttaagaataattatcttattggtactggtactctttgtgataatttatacaaATTGAATCTTGATAATGTATTTACCGAAATACTCTTAACTCTGCATTATAATGTTGGAACCAAACGAAGTTTGGTGAATGAACAATCCGCTTACTTGTGGCATAAACGGTTAGGtcacatatctaaagaaagactgaaaagattagttaagaatgaaattcttccatatttagattttactgaccttaatatttgtgttgattgtattaaaggaaaacaaataaaacacacaaagaaagaagccacaagaagcacacaacttcttgaaattatacacactgatatatgtggtccttttgatatcacatctttcaataaagaaaaatgttttatcacttttattgatgacttttcacgttatggatatatctattagttgcatgaaaaatctcaagcgattaatgccttagaggtatttattaccgaggttgaaagacaactagatagaaaggtgaaaataatcagGTCAGATAAAGGTGGTAAAtattatggaagatatgatgaaagtgGACAACACCCAGGTCCATTTGCTGAATTCCTCGAAAAGCGTGGCATATGTGCTCAATAAACAATGCCTGGCACACCACAATAAAATGGTGTCGCAGAAAGGCGTAATCGTACATTAATAGATATGGTtaggagtatgttaagtaattcatcttTACCTCCTACTTTATGGATGTATGCTTTAAGGACTATCGTTTACTTGCTAAACAGGGTTCCCAGTAAAGCAGTCCCAAAGACACCTTTTGAACTATGGATTGGTAGGAAACCTAGTTTGAGGCACCTGCATGTTTAGGGTTGCCCGGCAGAAGTTAGAGTTTATAATCCAGAAGAAAAGAAACTGGATTCAAGAATAATCAGTGGTTTCTTCATTGGTTATCCAAAAAAATCAAAGGGGTATAGATTTTACTGTCCTAATCATAGTACGAGAATAGTTGAAACTGGAAACGCTAGATTCATTGAGAATGGCGAAGTTAGTGGGAGCGAAGAAACACGtaatgtggaaattaaagaagttagagTACGAATTCCTCTACCCTGcacttcttttaaatttgttgttcctgAAGATGTTGTacaataaagtaataaaaaagaacaacaaattaatattCCTATTAATGAAGAGATAATTGATGAACCTGTAGCAGATGAACCACAAGAAGTAGcatcaagaagatctcaaagacaaAGGAGATTTGCTATTTCtgatgattatttggtatatctacatgaGTCAGAAACTGGCTACTAGTGATCTTGGTTTGTTGCatgataccaagaaatatctctctaataactttgcaatgaaagatatgggtgaggCATCCCATGtgattggaatagaaatattTCGAGATAGATCACAAGGACTGTTGGGATTGTCTCAAaaaacctatattaataaagtattagagagatttagaatgAAAAAATGCTCATCAAGTCCCGTTCCAATTCAGAAAGGAGATAAGTTTAGTCTCAATCAATGTCCAAAGAATGACTTGAAACGAAAacaaatgaaagatattccttatgcatcaatagttgggagtcttatgtatgcccaAACATGTACAAGACCAGACATCAGTTTTGCTGTTGGAATGCTGGGTCGATATCAAAGTAATCCTGGAATGGATCACTGGAAGACTGCAAAGAAAGTATTACGATACTTACAAGGAACGAAAGATCATatgctcacttatagaagatctgatcatctagatgtggttggatattcagattcagattatgctggttgtgtggatacaagaaaatccacatttggatatttgtttctgTTAGGTGGAGGAGCAATATCATGGAAGAGTGAGAAACAGTCTGTTATAACTGCATCCACTATGGAAGCTGAGTTTGTAGCATGCTTTGAGGCCACAGTCCAGGCTAATTGGCTGCGGAATTTTATTTCAGGACTTGGACTAGTCGACAATATAGCCAGGCCgctgaaaatttattgtgataataccGCCACATTTTTCTTCTCTAAGAACGATAAGTATTCAAAAGGTGCTAAGCATACGGAATTGAAATACTTTCCGGTTAAAGAAGAAGTCCagaaacataaagtgtcaattgaacatattagcacTAAGCTTATGATTGCTGATCCTTTGACGAAACGATTACCGCCCAAAACATTTATTGAACATGTTGAAAAGATGGGTCTTATTGATAACAATGAATGATTTTATGTAaagactttattatgtttatgaaatTGACACTTTGAGTtaatattgtgaataatgatgacaggttctgacttagataaaggattctaagtattatcgttggacccattatgtatttaaaaggttatgttaggtaatagactaatattgtagTATATGGAAGGAACTATGTCAAGTAAAGGGACGTACAACCGCCatgactcattttagttgatttatttaatgatgacaaatgatgttggatttaacgTTAATTGTGCACATGATTGACGTAAACATTAAACTATTAAATTAACATTGTGTGTGAcaagtgggagaatgtaaatttctattggccacataattaatttatttattggtttaataataattgaataagttaaatccttaatctatatggaaagttacctagtatgattgtatccacaattactgactcctaataggataatgattgtatccaccaatcacgtcgatggaacgtgaaaacataactgactatTCCCTATTATAAAAGGGTTCCTCTCTCTGCCAATAGAAGAATAAACTCCATTATAATTTATTCTGAAAAGTAAggttaagagagagaaacaataCGTTCTGCTCTTGGTGTGCTTCCGCTAAAACCATGGAAAATTCAAGTAAGTAATTctttattgtattattgttattatgtgtatgtgaaaatcattaagttcaacgTTCCTGAGTAATTCATAGTATTATATATAAGATTCCATTTTATGCTTACACGTACCTGATAGCTTCCAATAACATGGACAACAACAAATAAGTTAGCCATGATAATGAGCCATGTAGGTTTCTGTAAGGAGATGAGAATGTTGTCTTCAACATCTTTCCCAAACACCAAATAGCCAACAAGAGCAACAAGGAAATAACACACAGCCACAACAATGTAAGCAACGACAACACCCCTCCACATGGGTCCTTTGGAAGGCTTCTCCGGTGTTGAAGGGATTGTAGCTTGGATCTCTAACACCACATTATGCCCCGCATAAGCAAAAGCAACATCTCCCAACGTGGTGAAAAAGTTGAAAACAACTCCCAAATCTGTTTCATCAGTGCGACCATAGTTCACATCCGGCTGCACGCCCTTGCTTGCTGAAGCCGCCCAGCCAATTGTAGAGTAACTAAATTAATTATTGTCACGTATGCACAATAATAACAGTCAGTAACATAGCAAGTAAATATTAAATGGGCAGATACTagtactaataattttttttgataccTTAAGGACATGACAGCAGCAGCCAAAGACACACCAGATATGGAATCGAAATTGGGAAGATGAGAGAGCACAAAATGGACAGAGGCAAATATCATGATGATGTATGATAGTTTGATTTCTTTGCAGCCATCCCCAGGTTTGCAAACCAAGTCGTGGACCTTCTGGAGTGATCTTCCCCCTGTCACCATATAAACAATGTCAACACCAACTTCCACAATTACTTGTTGAGGCACCACAATCCATAGCCCAAGCTTTTCCCCAAAAGCATGCTGCCCCAACTCATGATATCTATCGAAACGCTTCCCTGGAACCATTTCGTGCATCTCAACCATTTGCCATAAAGTGTACAAAGTTATAATCCAAGATAACACCAGCACCATTACACCAGGTCCCCTGAAATTAAATTATTACatccaaaataaattaatgaatatagtAACATACGCGTTATACTACATTTTCTACTAGTATCATACAAATCTCGTACCATCCAAGTTGGGCCATAGCAGAAGGAAGACTGAGAACACCGGCTCCAACCATAGCAGTAACATTGTGGAATGTCGAATACCACCATTTTGCACTCCTCGAAGAAGTTATGGGAAGCCATTCATCTATCTTCTTTTGTTCTTCACTTCTTACATCAGCCTGTCATTTAAATTATTCCAAAAACAAATCGAACAAACAAAATCCAAACTCTAGCgctatgaaaaaaaatattcacaCTCAAAATTTGATTTCTAGGCTATAATCTTTGAAGAGATTCCGTGAAACATGGATTTATCATCCAAAATTTACAAATTATACACTAATAATGCACGCACTATATGTCATGTTAAACTTGGTGAATTACTGAGAAATACATATTTTCGACATGCAATATGTTTTCAATACAAAATGATGGGAAAGTAAGCAAAAACATTACCATGATATCTTGAAAGTTGATTCCTACGAAACACAAGtggatagaagaagaagaagaatgtaaCACTTGTTTTATATATTGTTTTGGTTTACTGTTATAGGAAATGCGCTatagaaaaatattatgtataaagTTTTTCATAAtgtatttccttttttttccgCTTTCGTTACTACTGTTATCTTTAACATCAGTGGAAAATTATTTACTAGATAAACGAAAAAGGCAATGTCATTATTATTAGTTATTCCCAAATAAGGATGATATGCTGGCAGTGGTAATACTTACCCAACAGAATTTGGACAGAATATCAAAAGATCCCTATTTATTCAAATCTCTTTTATTCGTATTGGAATTTCTACATATATAATGTTAGGCAATAAATGAAGGGACACCGGCCAggatttgtatttatttatttttttagatgatGCATTGGTTTGGCATACTCTTAAAGAGCAATAATAGAGTAGAGTGATAACTTCATTATATTATCCTTTAAATATAACAGTTCAATGTATTTGAAAATGTCTATATATGGACAAATCAGGAAACAAGtaataaattatcttttattGTTTAAactaacaagtaaaaataaatatttattttagcataATCTACAGGTAAAAGTTGAGCTGAGTGTTAATGTTTTTCCTTAAACCTTTCTCAATTCCTTCCTTTTCGATACTGTTTTTCCTCCCAGATTTTGTCGTCGTCTTCTTTTTGCTTTtttcggaaaaaaaaaaaaagaactattaTTTTATGCCTTAGAATTTACTAAATATCAAAGATAAACCTTATCATTAATCTCATTTCCTGAAAATTCTctcaattccttttttttttttttttttaccgtTTCACCTCCCCTTAATCTCATTATTATTAATGtcatttctatcttttctttgaTTGGATTATTTATTGCACATTTGTTTGAGTTTTACTTTCTTCATTTCTAAATAAGTGTTCTTTTGGCACACCTAATAAACTATTCAtttctaaaaattaaatataactttgttataaaatataaaacaagaacaaaaataaatatagaagagtagagaaaatagagagagtcattcttattttttctcttatggATTTTTGAGGGGTCAtcagattgagaatacaatgaacaaaacccctttatttatagggaaaaatactcctagtttctgactaaaagacagatacttcaaatcctgatagatatcaactagatcttattagatcttgataaacattcactataatataaatacatttataacactccccttgaatgactagatagataatgtgcctcgttaaaaccttactagaaaaaatccagtggaaaaaaaaaatctagtgaagaaaaaagagtacacatctctaataatatgcatatagtctgcctcattaaaaaccttacaagaaaaatcagtgcgacaaaaccttgaaagggaaaaagagtacagtgcGTGTTTGCTCcccctgatgagaacatcaataaacttttgcatcccgatcttgtgcaccatcttcttgaaagttgcagttgaaggagacttggtgaatgaatcagtcacattgtcacttgaacgaattcatttttttgtagctcatgtatgtagaaaaactttgatgaagtgtgcttcgttctatctccttttatgaatcctccattaagatgtgctatgcatgttacattatctatgtataaaactgtgggtacattgtcacatttcaaaccacattaaTATTGAaagagatgtatcatggacctcaaccatacacttTCTCGGCTAgtttcatgaatagttattatctcaacatggtttgatgaaatatctagaTAGACTGTCTTgcatatctccaagatatgacagtattcCCATATGTGAGCACATTACATGTTTAAGATCGagatttatgtgggttaaatAAGTACttaacatcagcatgaccaataagatcgggactgcaatcttgcTAATAAATTAACCTAAAAGTCTATAtgaggccttgtagtatttgcaaaatacattagtacatcaattgtactaagatacgatacttcataaccaattcaattcggtatatttctcatgtcagcaaataatctatttctttgaaaactctccaagagttccaacaattttcaagctataagcttatacaatataaggattctaaataagtttcccagaaacttttatatgcttcaaacattttgaatccttagaaagtgttcatttaaattttgtcatgtgacaatattcaacatttcatatgtgacatctttaagtatccggactgcaaatcaaataagttttacgcttaccaaaatgcattctttcaggtcacttgataaatgtttctacgtcagcatgcttaaataaaaaaattcagatcctcgtaatctctcacaatattgcgtcaatattgtatcaaagatatcatcaacgatatatcattttgtatcggttcaaaatgtgacataacattttgagatctcatcacttcattattttcaggtacttgGACCTCTCAtaatttcatgaagtgttatgtcgtaggttctaagagcacattgccttcttaatatgattatttgctccgtattcttttcaaggattatttcatttagaaccgattgatctaccacacttcacgcatgcatagattttgtcctttagggacacaaaataggagcacttgcagcttaaatatgagatgctttcggcatttgacttcaattatcttttgaataaggatctgatgataattcctaacatattttttttagCTGCTTGTAAtttcccccttatgttagaaaaactaacatacatcctcctttttctttgagaaatccatctttgtacatcatagtatattcattaatcgtataccgcacattaacTATTAGATGGATAACGTGTGATTCCTGacttagaaccaactttgaggaaaaattaatcataatttatggTTTGATatatacaagtacttttgtatataatatttcaaaccaacacatgaaatTTTTGTTCTCTGTTTAAcaatttattgaaggcattcgaTGCTAAAACAtgattatcaagatgaattgtcttgattgcacaatctgaaagttatgttcttaactcaattttattgagcaagcaactttatgaatgtcaaactgcaggttaaCAATAAACGCATATGcgatcatcttatattgatgcatcttaatagatcacatgattgGTGAAcaggcccatattcaccttttatacttttcagattttaagggatccaatcccaatattagttggtccaaccaacttattatgagaacaagcaacattacaagtaatgaagaattttctagttcttcaatatatgttacatactcagtatgcacatctttgggatgtcgcaatcgttcatatcaatttatgaacttttattctagcaaacttcaagtttaccatgagatgtaccttttactttaataaatttcagacttactattatatgaataaatttcagatttactacttcagaagtagatatCAAAATAACTTTGCTCAATATTCAGCCTctttcagaggtgagttgtgatatccTCACAATCAAatacacgtttgcattaataagcttctcattccccagaaatggaatataatcatgccttaagcatatcaaattctgatagctactacaaaagcaaattgaggcatacatatgatttattgttaccacattcaattcaaggaatgaagcatatttaatgggacatgtttcaccaaatactcatcattttgccttagccatcataataccatcaatatggtgcattgagattcaaactcaatgtcttacccatataaaggcgtcttaggcataaattatTGGGACTTGAAcctaacatattatcatcccttttgataatattgttcttgaggaataaatttaacacataaatggttccaaaccaattatttttcctcaaatccaacaataattatatcattaatagaaaaatacaaataacataaggaaatactaaccttgacctttagatttataatctcaccttatttggcaaagtcccgtgctgataacgtgttataaaacaataaagaacaagaagaagagtaaatatagaaaagtagagagaatag comes from Capsicum annuum cultivar UCD-10X-F1 chromosome 2, UCD10Xv1.1, whole genome shotgun sequence and encodes:
- the LOC107861496 gene encoding lysine histidine transporter 1: MADVRSEEQKKIDEWLPITSSRSAKWWYSTFHNVTAMVGAGVLSLPSAMAQLGWGPGVMVLVLSWIITLYTLWQMVEMHEMVPGKRFDRYHELGQHAFGEKLGLWIVVPQQVIVEVGVDIVYMVTGGRSLQKVHDLVCKPGDGCKEIKLSYIIMIFASVHFVLSHLPNFDSISGVSLAAAVMSLSYSTIGWAASASKGVQPDVNYGRTDETDLGVVFNFFTTLGDVAFAYAGHNVVLEIQATIPSTPEKPSKGPMWRGVVVAYIVVAVCYFLVALVGYLVFGKDVEDNILISLQKPTWLIIMANLFVVVHVIGSYQIYAMPVFDMLETLLVKRLKFKPTWYLRFITRNIYVAFTMFFAIAFPFFGGLLGFFGGFAFAPTTYFLPCIMWLAIYKPRRFSLSWIINWICIILGVLLMILAPIGALRSIIIKAKGYAFFS